Proteins encoded by one window of Candidatus Zixiibacteriota bacterium:
- a CDS encoding 50S ribosomal protein L25/general stress protein Ctc: METLEIHADAREVKAKRQARRLRRAGKIPGVLYGPKTPPVPLQLDKREFSTRVGVLTGSHLVRLRSESPALADKVALVKEMQFHPVTGEILHADFYEVDLSIKIQVQVPLQFVGKAAGVVRGGILQPVVREIEVECLPLDIPESIQVDVSELDIGDAIHVEDLKMPPGISAVFDSNFTIVTVVPPTVEEAPAPAAAAPVEGAVAPTLGAPEEKKEGAEET, translated from the coding sequence TTGGAAACTCTTGAGATCCATGCCGATGCGCGTGAGGTGAAGGCCAAGCGGCAGGCGCGCCGGCTCCGCCGCGCCGGAAAGATTCCGGGCGTGCTCTACGGTCCGAAGACGCCGCCGGTTCCTCTGCAGCTCGACAAAAGAGAGTTCTCGACCCGGGTGGGCGTGCTGACCGGCTCGCATCTCGTCAGGCTGAGGTCGGAGTCTCCCGCGCTGGCCGACAAGGTCGCGCTCGTCAAGGAGATGCAGTTCCATCCGGTCACCGGGGAGATCCTTCACGCGGACTTTTACGAGGTCGATCTGAGCATCAAGATCCAGGTGCAAGTCCCGCTCCAGTTCGTCGGGAAGGCCGCGGGAGTGGTTCGCGGCGGTATCCTGCAGCCCGTGGTTCGCGAGATCGAGGTCGAATGCCTGCCGCTGGACATCCCGGAATCGATCCAGGTCGACGTGAGCGAGCTCGACATCGGAGACGCCATTCACGTGGAGGACCTCAAGATGCCGCCCGGCATCAGCGCCGTATTCGACTCCAACTTCACGATCGTGACGGTGGTGCCGCCGACGGTCGAGGAGGCTCCGGCTCCAGCCGCGGCGGCTCCGGTGGAGGGAGCCGTAGCGCCGACACTGGGCGCGCCGGAAGAGAAGAAAGAGGGCGCCGAAGAAACCTGA
- a CDS encoding ribose-phosphate pyrophosphokinase, whose translation MSRQGAELKIFAGNSNPPLAREISDYLKVPLGEAVVETFSDGESKVEIKENVRGADVFVLQSTCSPGNNNLMELLLMLDAFKRASAKRITAVMPYYGYARQDRKVVPRVPISAKLVADLITTAGASRMLTMDLHSGQIQGFFDIPVDNLYATPVLLQHLRKRLNNHEVTIVSPDAGGVERARAIATRLDASLAIIDKRRVGPNVVAEMNIIGEVKDQVAVLLDDMVDTAGTLTMAAEALKREGAKRILGCCTHAVLSGPAIQRIEESPLEELIVTNTIPLGPEAQRCRKIKVLSVAHLIGEAIRRTHEEESISSLFV comes from the coding sequence ATGAGTCGACAAGGCGCGGAGCTTAAGATTTTTGCGGGCAATTCCAACCCGCCGCTGGCGCGGGAGATCAGCGATTATCTCAAGGTGCCGCTGGGCGAAGCCGTCGTCGAGACGTTCAGCGACGGGGAAAGCAAGGTCGAGATCAAGGAGAACGTTCGGGGCGCCGACGTCTTCGTCCTGCAGTCGACCTGTTCCCCGGGAAACAACAACCTGATGGAGCTCCTCCTCATGCTCGACGCCTTCAAGCGGGCCTCCGCCAAGCGCATCACCGCGGTGATGCCGTACTACGGCTACGCGCGGCAGGACCGCAAAGTGGTGCCGCGGGTGCCGATCAGCGCCAAGCTCGTGGCCGACCTGATCACCACCGCGGGCGCCTCGCGCATGCTCACGATGGATCTCCACTCGGGCCAGATTCAGGGGTTCTTCGACATCCCGGTCGACAACCTGTACGCGACGCCGGTCCTGCTCCAGCACCTGCGCAAGCGGCTGAACAACCACGAAGTGACGATCGTCTCGCCGGACGCCGGCGGCGTGGAGCGGGCGCGCGCGATCGCCACGCGACTGGACGCCTCGCTCGCGATCATCGACAAGCGGCGGGTCGGCCCCAACGTCGTGGCCGAGATGAACATCATCGGCGAGGTCAAGGATCAGGTCGCCGTCCTGCTCGACGACATGGTCGACACCGCCGGCACGCTGACCATGGCGGCGGAGGCCCTGAAGCGCGAGGGGGCGAAAAGGATCCTCGGGTGTTGCACCCACGCCGTGCTCTCGGGGCCGGCAATCCAGAGAATCGAGGAATCGCCGCTGGAAGAACTGATCGTGACCAATACGATTCCGCTCGGGCCGGAAGCCCAGAGATGCCGTAAGATCAAGGTGCTTTCGGTCGCGCACCTGATCGGCGAGGCGATTCGCCGCACGCACGAGGAGGAGTCGATCAGCTCGCTGTTCGTCTGA
- the ispE gene encoding 4-(cytidine 5'-diphospho)-2-C-methyl-D-erythritol kinase — translation MKIRAPAKINLGLRVTGKRKDGYHLIDSILAPISLWDEVEIRRRPVAGRKARPRRQISVSCVPPIAPRGRRNIAYRAAELLLSEARVDASIVIRIRKRIPVGAGLGGGSSDAAAALIGLNRLLRLGWTRRRLARLAVRLGADVPFFVYGRTARARGIGERLTPVSGLRRLWLVVLYPGFPVATSWAYRNAPVKLTKPIANTSITSRLRSLKGLPEILVNDLEAVTLARYPRIRRLKESLAQQGAVLALMSGSGSSVFGVFTSRQKAAQAFARLRKEEGVHAFLAHTLR, via the coding sequence GTGAAGATTCGAGCGCCGGCGAAAATCAATCTCGGGCTGCGCGTTACCGGCAAGCGCAAAGATGGCTATCATCTGATCGATTCGATCCTGGCGCCGATCTCGCTCTGGGACGAGGTCGAGATCCGGCGGCGCCCCGTTGCGGGCCGGAAAGCCCGCCCGCGGCGGCAAATCTCGGTCTCGTGCGTGCCCCCGATCGCGCCGCGGGGACGGCGAAATATCGCTTACCGCGCGGCGGAGCTGCTGCTTTCCGAAGCGCGGGTCGACGCCTCGATCGTCATCCGCATCCGTAAGCGCATTCCCGTGGGGGCGGGCCTCGGAGGCGGGAGCAGCGACGCCGCGGCCGCGTTGATTGGCCTGAACCGGCTGCTTCGGTTGGGCTGGACGCGTCGCCGGCTGGCCCGTCTCGCAGTCCGGCTGGGCGCAGACGTGCCGTTTTTCGTATACGGCCGGACGGCCCGGGCCCGGGGTATCGGCGAACGGCTCACCCCCGTTTCCGGGCTCCGCCGGCTCTGGCTGGTGGTGCTCTATCCGGGCTTTCCTGTGGCCACTTCCTGGGCTTACCGGAACGCGCCAGTTAAGTTGACAAAACCCATTGCAAATACTAGCATTACGTCGCGATTGCGGAGCCTGAAAGGTCTGCCGGAAATTCTCGTCAACGACCTTGAGGCGGTTACTTTGGCCCGATATCCTCGGATCCGTCGCCTGAAGGAGAGTTTGGCACAGCAGGGCGCCGTCCTGGCCCTGATGTCCGGGAGCGGATCTTCGGTCTTCGGCGTCTTTACTTCGAGGCAAAAAGCGGCGCAAGCCTTTGCCCGGTTGCGGAAGGAGGAGGGGGTTCACGCTTTTCTTGCACATACGTTGAGGTAG
- the spoVG gene encoding septation regulator SpoVG, translated as MQVTEVRVFPVDEDKLRAYVTITLDHCFVIRDLKIIRGTTGFFVSMPSKKRKDGTYKDIAHPINNETRRMIEDKIIAEYEKVLAEGGSQRALGGG; from the coding sequence ATGCAGGTTACAGAAGTTAGGGTCTTTCCTGTCGATGAAGATAAGCTGAGGGCTTATGTGACCATCACTCTCGACCACTGTTTCGTGATCCGCGATCTCAAGATCATCCGAGGGACCACGGGCTTCTTCGTGTCGATGCCGAGCAAGAAGAGAAAAGACGGAACCTACAAGGACATCGCCCATCCGATCAACAACGAGACGCGAAGAATGATTGAAGACAAGATCATAGCCGAGTACGAGAAAGTTCTCGCGGAAGGGGGGAGCCAGAGAGCCCTCGGAGGCGGGTAG